One part of the Thermoanaerobacterium sp. CMT5567-10 genome encodes these proteins:
- a CDS encoding recombinase RecT, with amino-acid sequence MSNSKAIDNYQRIKFLLSNVNVKKRFEEVLGHRAAQFITSVSNVVNGNPMLRNCDANSILSAAMVAATLDLPVDPNLGFSYIIPYHTKEGWKAQFQVGYKGIIQLALRTGQYKNINVIAIYEGQLKGFNPLTEEIELNFDNKISNKVIGYAAYFRLINGFEKTVYWPIEKVRAHAQRFSKTFNNGPWRTDFDEMAKKTVMKNTLSKWGILSVDMQTALKSDQAIIHEGKRGVDYEYVDNPEPDTEGNNNVIDVDTGEIIEDDKSDNDYAIEEGENQQMEIDEEDLPEFLQNVEEDQK; translated from the coding sequence ATGAGCAATAGCAAGGCAATAGATAATTATCAAAGGATAAAATTTTTGCTTAGCAATGTAAATGTAAAGAAAAGATTTGAGGAAGTTCTTGGACATAGAGCAGCACAATTTATAACATCTGTATCAAACGTAGTAAATGGTAACCCTATGCTTCGCAACTGTGATGCAAACTCTATACTATCTGCCGCAATGGTAGCGGCCACTTTGGATCTTCCTGTGGATCCAAATCTAGGCTTCTCTTATATAATCCCTTATCACACGAAAGAGGGTTGGAAAGCTCAATTTCAAGTAGGATACAAAGGAATTATACAGTTAGCACTTAGAACAGGGCAATATAAGAACATAAATGTAATTGCAATATATGAAGGACAATTAAAAGGATTTAATCCTCTTACGGAAGAGATTGAGTTAAATTTTGATAACAAGATTTCCAACAAAGTAATAGGTTATGCGGCATACTTCAGGCTGATTAATGGGTTTGAAAAGACCGTATATTGGCCTATAGAGAAAGTAAGAGCGCATGCACAAAGATTTAGCAAAACTTTCAATAACGGTCCATGGCGTACGGATTTTGATGAAATGGCAAAGAAAACTGTCATGAAGAACACACTTAGTAAATGGGGAATACTCTCGGTAGATATGCAAACAGCTCTAAAATCCGACCAAGCCATAATACACGAAGGTAAACGTGGCGTTGATTATGAATATGTTGATAACCCAGAACCGGATACTGAAGGAAATAATAATGTAATTGATGTAGATACTGGAGAAATTATTGAAGATGATAAAAGTGACAATGATTATGCAATAGAAGAAGGTGAAAACCAACAGATGGAAATAGATGAAGAAGATTTACCAGAATTTTTACAAAATGTTGAGGAGGATCAAAAATGA
- a CDS encoding helix-turn-helix transcriptional regulator — MRNECKNIYKIARKSAGLSREEAAEMLHISVRSLADYEAGTTIPKDDIVCDMVNIYMAPWLGYQHLKQNTKVGQKYLPDLNLTILPESVLTLQSETDDLEIVKKDMIKIAADGVVDETEKDRWQRVTKEIREMAGAALAVIFAR; from the coding sequence ATGAGGAATGAATGCAAAAACATATACAAGATTGCCAGAAAATCAGCAGGTTTATCGAGAGAAGAGGCAGCAGAGATGTTACATATAAGTGTGAGGTCTTTAGCTGATTATGAAGCTGGTACGACAATACCCAAAGATGATATTGTATGTGACATGGTTAATATATACATGGCTCCTTGGTTGGGATACCAGCATCTAAAACAGAATACAAAAGTTGGACAAAAATATCTTCCAGACTTAAATCTAACGATTTTACCTGAATCAGTATTAACTCTGCAGAGTGAAACAGATGACCTGGAAATTGTTAAAAAAGACATGATTAAGATAGCTGCTGATGGCGTAGTAGATGAAACAGAAAAAGATAGATGGCAGCGTGTTACAAAGGAAATAAGAGAAATGGCAGGCGCAGCACTTGCGGTTATTTTCGCAAGATGA
- a CDS encoding excisionase, which translates to MTSKAIQEIEQFQNFIKEAVKNVNVNQKLTLTIEEAAKCSGIGRDKLLELVHNPNSDFPFFKVGSKFLINREMLKEWLRKVSEERRVL; encoded by the coding sequence ATGACTTCAAAAGCTATACAAGAAATTGAACAATTTCAAAATTTCATAAAAGAAGCAGTAAAAAATGTGAATGTAAATCAAAAACTTACATTGACTATAGAAGAAGCAGCAAAATGTTCTGGCATAGGAAGAGATAAATTGTTGGAACTAGTTCACAACCCAAATTCTGATTTTCCATTTTTTAAAGTTGGATCAAAATTTTTGATTAATCGTGAAATGCTAAAAGAATGGCTTAGAAAGGTTTCGGAGGAAAGAAGAGTGCTATAG
- a CDS encoding phage antirepressor, whose product MNDLQIFSNKEFGQVRVIIKDNEPWFVGKDVAEVLGYSNTRDALAKHIDEDDKSDVAIYDGSQNRNMTIINESGLYSLVLSSKLPTAKRFKKWITSEVIPSIRKHGAYLTPEKIEEVLLNPDTIIQLATQLKQEREEKLKLEEKIKQDKPKVLFADSVAISDTAILIGELAKLLKQNGIDIGEKRLFEWMRSNGYLISRKGTDYNMPTQKSMELGLFRIKETSITHSDGHVTISKTAKVTGKGQIYFINKFKSMQEINKENVQ is encoded by the coding sequence ATGAATGATTTACAAATCTTCAGCAATAAAGAATTTGGGCAAGTAAGAGTAATTATTAAAGACAATGAACCCTGGTTTGTTGGAAAAGATGTAGCAGAAGTTTTAGGATATTCAAATACAAGAGATGCACTTGCAAAACATATTGATGAAGATGATAAATCTGACGTCGCAATTTACGACGGTAGCCAAAATAGAAATATGACAATCATAAATGAGTCTGGTCTCTATAGTTTAGTTTTGAGTTCAAAATTACCTACAGCAAAGAGATTCAAGAAATGGATCACTTCAGAAGTTATACCAAGTATTCGCAAACATGGAGCTTATCTTACACCAGAAAAAATTGAAGAAGTATTGCTTAATCCTGATACGATAATTCAGCTTGCAACGCAGCTCAAACAAGAGCGAGAAGAAAAACTTAAACTTGAAGAAAAAATCAAACAGGATAAACCAAAAGTATTATTTGCTGATAGTGTTGCTATATCAGATACAGCAATCCTCATTGGCGAATTAGCAAAACTGCTTAAACAAAATGGAATTGATATTGGTGAGAAAAGATTGTTTGAATGGATGCGCAGCAATGGTTACTTAATCAGCAGGAAGGGCACAGATTACAATATGCCGACACAAAAATCAATGGAGTTAGGGCTTTTTAGAATCAAAGAAACTTCAATAACTCACAGCGACGGTCATGTGACAATCTCAAAAACTGCTAAGGTAACTGGCAAAGGACAGATATACTTCATTAATAAATTTAAAAGTATGCAAGAAATCAACAAAGAAAATGTTCAATGA
- a CDS encoding helix-turn-helix transcriptional regulator has protein sequence MADNIINLDYLKKYMEKKKISEVKLAELIGVDYTTVYRVFKGDRNPGAKFIAGLIKSGLDIDFEKIFLNKSLPDGNRNEQTA, from the coding sequence GTGGCAGACAATATAATTAACCTTGATTACTTAAAAAAATATATGGAGAAAAAGAAAATATCTGAAGTTAAATTAGCAGAATTAATTGGCGTAGACTATACAACAGTATACAGAGTTTTTAAGGGAGATAGAAATCCTGGAGCTAAGTTTATTGCTGGTTTGATAAAAAGCGGATTAGATATAGATTTTGAGAAAATTTTTTTAAATAAATCATTGCCAGATGGTAATAGAAATGAACAAACCGCATAG